From a single Balneolales bacterium ANBcel1 genomic region:
- a CDS encoding ABC transporter permease → MAFGALSSNKTRAFLTLLAIVVGVFAVISASTAVRVIDNYFQNTMTLLGSDVINVSTQPAVQVGNDQSWRSREPITFRQFERFQELAELSRAISPSVTFRNTRIYFEDNSTEPNVQVRGGNEHSTRNNAYEIAEGRDLTRDDVFDARSFVILGYDIRRELFGERDALGQRVRIDGQYYTVVGVLEAKGTAFGQSLDNLVVIPYTRLIAVYGRDRNITLQIRAPSVLMINETVDEATGLLRTIRQVPPGSDNDFEIATNESLRGIFDDFTGILYLFGFVVGGIALFGAGIGVMNIMLVSVTERTREIGIRKAVGANRKVIVQQFLTEAVIVCQLGGLIGMFLGIAAGNILVIMMDTTFVLPVAAIVAGIVGMTVIGIVFGVYPAWKAAKLDPIESLRFE, encoded by the coding sequence ATGGCATTCGGAGCTCTGAGCTCCAACAAAACCAGGGCATTTCTGACACTGCTCGCCATTGTTGTGGGCGTTTTTGCTGTGATCAGCGCTTCAACAGCGGTACGTGTTATCGACAACTACTTCCAGAATACCATGACCCTGTTGGGCAGTGATGTGATCAATGTGTCGACCCAGCCGGCGGTGCAGGTCGGCAACGATCAGTCCTGGAGATCACGCGAACCGATCACCTTCCGGCAGTTCGAACGGTTTCAGGAGTTGGCCGAGCTGTCCCGGGCCATTTCGCCCAGTGTCACCTTCAGGAATACCCGAATCTATTTTGAGGATAATTCCACAGAACCGAACGTGCAGGTCAGGGGCGGCAACGAGCATTCCACCCGCAACAACGCCTATGAGATTGCCGAAGGGCGCGACCTGACCCGTGATGATGTGTTTGATGCCCGCTCGTTTGTCATACTCGGGTATGATATCAGGCGGGAGCTGTTTGGAGAGCGGGATGCTCTGGGGCAGCGAGTCAGGATCGACGGGCAGTATTATACCGTAGTGGGTGTGCTTGAAGCCAAAGGAACGGCGTTCGGACAGTCGCTCGACAATCTTGTGGTGATCCCCTATACCCGATTAATTGCCGTCTATGGCCGGGATCGCAATATCACGCTGCAAATCAGGGCTCCATCGGTGCTGATGATCAACGAGACGGTGGATGAAGCCACCGGCCTGCTTCGCACCATCCGGCAGGTCCCGCCGGGGTCTGATAACGATTTTGAAATCGCCACCAACGAATCGCTTCGCGGCATCTTCGACGATTTTACCGGAATCCTCTATCTGTTTGGATTTGTGGTTGGCGGTATCGCCCTGTTTGGTGCGGGTATCGGAGTGATGAACATCATGCTGGTCTCGGTGACCGAACGCACCAGGGAGATCGGAATCCGGAAAGCGGTCGGCGCGAACCGGAAAGTGATTGTTCAGCAGTTTCTGACCGAAGCCGTCATCGTCTGCCAGCTGGGAGGGCTGATCGGAATGTTCCTGGGAATCGCCGCCGGAAATATTCTGGTGATTATGATGGACACCACCTTTGTGCTGCCGGTAGCGGCCATTGTTGCCGGTATCGTGGGAATGACGGTCATCGGTATCGTGTTCGGAGTGTACCCGGCCTGGAAAGCCGCCAAACTGGACCCCATCGAGAGCCTTCGTTTCGAATAA